The following are encoded in a window of Candidatus Omnitrophota bacterium genomic DNA:
- a CDS encoding sigma-70 family RNA polymerase sigma factor encodes MNEDAVYIEQFIAGEQQGFEMLVRKYQDRALNIVYSLIGNDRETEDITQESFLKVYHNLGSFKQNSQFSTWFYRIIVNTAYDFLRRRKNFVNDEIAIEKSVSTGERPGDALLIKERDAMVRIALAGIPIKYRTALVLKDVEGLSYIEISRILRCSLGTVESKIFRARQFLRGKLLNSGEGLL; translated from the coding sequence ATGAATGAAGATGCCGTCTATATAGAACAGTTTATTGCTGGTGAACAACAGGGGTTTGAGATGCTGGTGAGAAAATACCAGGACCGGGCCTTGAATATAGTCTATTCCCTTATAGGAAATGACCGGGAAACCGAGGATATAACGCAGGAGTCTTTCCTGAAAGTTTACCATAACCTGGGTTCATTTAAACAGAACTCGCAGTTTTCTACCTGGTTTTACCGCATTATAGTCAACACGGCGTACGATTTCCTGCGTCGCAGAAAGAATTTTGTCAACGATGAGATAGCTATTGAAAAAAGCGTTTCGACCGGTGAGCGCCCAGGGGACGCGCTTCTAATAAAGGAAAGGGACGCGATGGTCCGGATAGCGCTGGCTGGCATACCGATCAAATACCGGACCGCTCTGGTGCTTAAGGATGTCGAAGGATTAAGTTACATTGAAATATCCAGGATCCTGCGCTGCAGCCTGGGGACGGTAGAGTCGAAGATCTTCCGCGCCAGGCAATTCCTTAGGGGCAAGCTGCTTAATTCGGGAGAGGG